One Lepisosteus oculatus isolate fLepOcu1 chromosome 4, fLepOcu1.hap2, whole genome shotgun sequence genomic window, agggaaaaaaacaccagTTTATTCGGGTGGGATATCCTTGCCTTATTAACACAATATACAAGAAAGTAAGATTACATTTACGCTAAACTGTTGCAGGACAGCGTTAATGGGCAgcgttgaccataacatcttgctttctcgtctcgagactgtgttttggagtctctgacactgccctcaattggtttaaatcttacctcactgatcgctgtcactttgtctctctcaatgggtacaggtctgaaattggtcttgtcaagtctggtgtccctcagggctcaatactgggccccttgctcttcagcatttacatgttcccacttggtcagcttttaagatcacatggcctcagctttcatttttacgctgacgatactcaaatatacatccataccaaacccgacactgatgtggctgtctctaaaaatttggatgactcaaaacttccttcatcttaactgtgacaagactgaagtcatgctttttGGTACCCctcatcaacttcgtaaagccagtcctgtaaccctatctgtagatggctctgtacttgagctccaatcaaaattgaaaaaccttggggttatattcgattctggcttaacattcgacccacatgtacagcatactgtcaaaacatctttttttcaccttagaaatatcgcaagactacgccctatgctatcattaactgtggctgaaaagctgatcaacatatttgtattttctcgaattgactactgcaatgctctgctccctggggtatctaaatctactctgaacaagctgcagtatgtccaaaattcagcagccagaatcctgaccagatctagtgcaagtgttcacattactcctatcctggagtccttgcactggcttccggtcaaattccgcgtagactttaaaatcctcatgctcacctacaaggctttacatggcttggcacctcaatacctgtctgaacttttatcgccctactccccacctcgcaacctccgctcttcaaattctgccctccttactgtcccccaagcccgtctacattgtatgggcgacagggccttctcctgctatgcccccaagctctggaacaccttgcccaaggatattagagagtcaccttctctaaactccttcaaatccagactcaaaaccctccttttcagaaaagcctttacttaactggttccattcttcacccctctgctcttcttaataccatcttccacggtctcctctattgttattgttgtattgttgtaattttaattgtgtcctgtcttgtgaaattttcttatttattgttgtagtcttcttatttattgttattgtcatcctgtaaagcgctttgagaagccacctttaaaggcgctatataaaataaagtttattattattattattattattataatggtaAACGTGCTTACTATGTAAAGGACAAGTTAAAACGTATTTAACATTATAGGATAAGACAGAAGTTCTGTCGAATCCTTTTTTGTCGCCATCTTATGCGGACGTATTCGATCCACATAATGTTTTTTCATATAAACAGACAAATAGTGTCGATTGTTGCAGCCGGTGCCAATAATTGATCTCGGCTTATTGCGGAGCTGGGTACAGACACGACCAGATTAATTAAGACGGGCTATGGGGAGTGGTGGTAGGAGAGATGATCCTCgctgtttgtgttttaacacATGTAAAATGAGCTGCATTTCCCACAAGCTACAGCAATGTGTTCGCATGAAAATATGTTCTCATTAAGAGCATTTCTCTTTGCTAGGATAAAGAGTTTTACACAGCGTTAATGAGATTATTTCGCTTCTCCCGTTAAAGCTTTTTATCGCATCTTCAtttatcaatgaaaaaaatctatgATTAAGAGAACACCAATGaagcacatttttttctatGGAAATCTTTTTCGCTATACGAATGTATTTCTTAGGTTTTGATTAGGTTCATACAATCGATAAATAATACGGCGTGTTTTCCAGCTTTGCACTGAGCTCATAAATAATACCGCGATGATCATAGCAACAGTCATGCTGTATAAGATCAATGCGGAACTTACGCTTCCATTTTACGCTGAAGTTTATGAACAGCATTTCATCAATCTTTAATAATGCGATTGTTGACAGTTTGTATTAATGAGATTTACAACTCCCGTTTAATGCAGTCATATCTGCGCCGTCATCTTGTGTCACGAGATCTCATCCTCAACCACAATACAAACTTCAGCGCGTGAGAATGTTCTGGCCTGCTTACCGGACGCTGATTGGCTTACAGGACCTCGCGCGCTTCAAGTGCCTGAATATAAACCCCAGCCGCAGAGCAGAAAGTTATGCTTTCTCTAGAGTTTGTATTTGATTTCATTGGAAATGGGTGCTGGTGGTACTGTTGGGGCTTTATTCTTGCCTGCATTTTTAGCATGGCTCTGTGTTGGAGTGGTACAAGCCCAGCTCAAGGGTGGTCTttttgaggaagaggagggttaTGATGGTTTTGAGGCAAGTTTGGGTAGTCCTCTGTTCCAGGAGTCTCCAGAAGATGGATATGAAGGTTATTCTGTGGGAAGTGGAGTTGGTGAAAGAGGGGAGTCAGTAGTACAGAGTAGGAAGGAGCAGGACTTGATGGCAATGGGCTCTGACtctgagggagaggaggagatggACAAGGACTTGAGTGCTGATGTGGCTTCTGAGAGCAGCACAGGCATGCAGAGAGATGTAGCAGCTGTGACATCTGGCCCCTCTGGAGTTGAGGACCCTTCACCTGAAAGTGGTAAGGTAGTGTTTACTCTCAGCTGAAGCAAGGGGATGGACACTTCTATATAGATCAGCTGTTTCTTTCCCCCTGACACCCCACTCAGCCTATCATCTATAATGCATCTCATTCCTTGTCCTGTTGGTTTCCCAGACTCTCAGGGAGACCCCGAGCAGCAGCAATCCCACAGCCGCCCCCTGCTGTCCTGTGGCAAGAGCAGCATGATGCTCAAGTTCTCTGTGAGGAGGTTCAGCCGAGTGTACCTGCTGAAGGGTGAGGTTCTGTCCTGTCCACTGTACCTGCATCCTGCAGCATAAGCTGACTGTCATGGTATAACATGAACAAGCAGCTGTGACAGGCTGGAGTGGGGGACTTGCTGTAGGTTCCCACAGGAAGAGGCGGATGGTTCCTCAAGTTAATGCAAGGGATGTCATTGACATGTCCCTTAGAGCTAGAGGGAGAATTTAACCCCCTCTTTCCTACTTTTCCCAGGTAAAATGGCTCCTCTCTTGGTCAGTAGCCTCCCCAAGAGATGTGGGCACAAGGTGTGGACCACCAGGAGCTGGCTGGTGCTGGTGGCTTCCTACAAAGGGTGTTACGTCAGGACCTGGGTAAGGAGCCAGTCTGGTGCTCAAACATGCCTGGGTGAGGTTTGTCAGTGTGGAATTGAACCTGTGATCCTCTTCTCCACTGCAGAGGAGGAACCAAAGGCAACACTATGCCCTGACTGTGAGATACTATGACAAAGAGCGGAGGAGATGGGTGACTGGCACTGTGTCCTGCCATGTTCCAGTTGCCcctcctcccccaccccctAGAGGCCTGACCATCTCCTGCAGTGAGGTGTGCATGACTGTGACCCTGCCTGCTGGCCCCCTGGAGGAGATCAAGGTTCAGAGTGAGTGATTGGCAGTGAGAGCACCACTTCAGCAGGGTGTTGGTGCATTTCCCTGGTAACATGCACTACATTGCTGAATagatgtaaatacattttagcaactTGTTCATAGGCCATGAAATCTGACCCTAAATCTTGTGGTCCCTGTGCAGGTTCCTCTGGCAGTCTGGTGTCTGTCCTGGACACTCCATCCTGTGGATACTCCGTGACTGCAGGGCAGCACCTGAACACCCTCTCTATCCTGTACACTGGCTGCCATGTCCGGCTTGTGGTGAGGAGATTCACCTCATGGTTACATAAAGCTATTATGGCCAGTTGGGGGGTGAGCCTTCTATGGGTGTGAGCACCCTCCAACTGAAGAAAGCTGAGCTGTTTTATCcatctctttccagcatggaataaccctttacttgctccttagCAGCCTATGCATAGTTATGTAGCTAGCTACTTGTTAAGATTTCCAGCAGGCACTCCAAATAAGACCATAGCTGGTCCCCGAGCAGAAGGAATTGCATTTGATAGCATCTTCAACTTCTTCCCAGCAGTGGATTAATAGCCTTTATTGTTGTAGGATCACCGCTACACTGTCAAGGTAGTGTATGTATCGAAAGATGGGCCAAGAGGAGAGATTGTGGTGTCCTGTCCCTATCGCCCCTACAGACCAAGGGAGGGTGAGTGAATAGGTCTCTTTGGCTTAGCCATTCCTTCCCTGGTTGTGCTGATGTGTCTAATCCGTTCACTGTAGGCTGCAAGATACCCAGGAGCCATCAGGTGGCCTGTGGTCCAGGGAGGCTCTCCACAGCCCATTGCTTGGCCAAGGGATGCTGTGTGGACCCAGAAACGTCCTCTTGCTATTATCCCCTGGAGGGTAGGCCTCTTCTGTACTATCCCAGTCCCAGGCAACTTCCCACCCTAAATGGAAATGGACAAATCCTGACTTGCCCTTCTTTCCCCAGAATGCACTGCCGACAGGCACTTTGTCTTTGCTGTCCCTCGGACCATCTCTGTACCCCCTGTGGATCCTGCCAGCCTGGTGATTGCTGGCAATGCGTCCTGCACCCCTGTCATCTGTACCTCAGAATTTGCCATCTTCAAATTCCCTGTCACTGGCTGTGGGACCCATGCTTTTGTGAGTACAGTGGGAAAGGGACCAGTTAAGAAGCCCTAAAATTGACTGGATAGGGTTCCTCTGAACGGGAGAACTACTGTACCCTCCTGTGGGTGGTCATTAAGCATGTACTGACCCTGTTTCTACCTGGTCTCTGCTCAGGTGGTAGGAGAGACCACCATCTACCTGGCTGAGGTGGAGACTCTGGCCAGGCGGAACATCCAGAGCTATGGAGTCATTACCAGGGACAGCCCCTTCAGGTGAGCAGGGATACCATTTCATGATCTTGGGTCTGTTTAGGTGGTAGCACTTGTGTAATCCTCCACTGCT contains:
- the LOC138238309 gene encoding zona pellucida sperm-binding protein 4-like, encoding MGAGGTVGALFLPAFLAWLCVGVVQAQLKGGLFEEEEGYDGFEASLGSPLFQESPEDGYEGYSVGSGVGERGESVVQSRKEQDLMAMGSDSEGEEEMDKDLSADVASESSTGMQRDVAAVTSGPSGVEDPSPESDSQGDPEQQQSHSRPLLSCGKSSMMLKFSVRRFSRVYLLKGKMAPLLVSSLPKRCGHKVWTTRSWLVLVASYKGCYVRTWRRNQRQHYALTVRYYDKERRRWVTGTVSCHVPVAPPPPPPRGLTISCSEVCMTVTLPAGPLEEIKVQSSSGSLVSVLDTPSCGYSVTAGQHLNTLSILYTGCHVRLVDHRYTVKVVYVSKDGPRGEIVVSCPYRPYRPREGCKIPRSHQVACGPGRLSTAHCLAKGCCVDPETSSCYYPLEECTADRHFVFAVPRTISVPPVDPASLVIAGNASCTPVICTSEFAIFKFPVTGCGTHAFVVGETTIYLAEVETLARRNIQSYGVITRDSPFRLLVECRYAKGNLASTGYLVKSPYLPSAVLSQGVFGVQLRIATDESYSRFYPQYHRPLRLLLGKPVYLEVRLLNSPDPSLVLLVHYCVAYPRSGQAVWVLLYDGCPNPLDYGHTSTLHIHSKLPLPKHHRRFHIQTFQFLDSTSYSYINEEIYFMCSTELCLPSERQCVEGCFDGRIIPVLENPDADRRCVRTPCPGKENGPRD